A stretch of Actinomycetota bacterium DNA encodes these proteins:
- a CDS encoding FkbM family methyltransferase gives MDIGAHVGYYAIHAAKVVGPTGHVFAFEPVPSNLRRLEENAALNGFSNLTSVASAVGNRTGKATFRAVDVPGESGWGSLLLDPASNTKDLEVSVVSLDDFAEQHGVTRVDVLKLDVQGGEFDVLTGAGKILDAWHPTIVCEVTDVYWGSAQTTTAKDLFEYLAGREYEPWVIGTRGRLTRLDDAGSAPQNLLFRFRRD, from the coding sequence ATGGATATCGGCGCTCATGTCGGCTACTACGCAATCCACGCAGCCAAGGTGGTGGGCCCGACCGGCCACGTGTTCGCGTTCGAACCCGTTCCGTCGAACCTCCGGCGCCTTGAAGAAAACGCGGCATTGAACGGCTTCTCCAATCTCACATCCGTGGCGTCCGCAGTCGGAAACCGCACGGGCAAGGCAACTTTTCGCGCCGTGGATGTCCCGGGCGAGTCGGGCTGGGGTTCGCTCCTGCTTGACCCGGCATCCAATACGAAGGACCTCGAGGTGTCGGTCGTCTCTCTCGACGACTTTGCGGAGCAGCATGGCGTCACGCGCGTTGACGTCCTGAAGCTGGACGTGCAGGGGGGGGAATTCGACGTGCTCACCGGCGCCGGGAAGATCCTCGACGCCTGGCATCCCACCATTGTTTGCGAAGTCACCGACGTCTATTGGGGCTCGGCACAAACGACGACGGCAAAAGACCTCTTCGAGTACCTCGCAGGACGAGAGTACGAACCGTGGGTAATCGGAACGCGAGGCCGGCTCACGCGACTGGACGATGCAGGGTCGGCGCCTCAGAACCTACTCTTCCGCTTTCGGCGAGACTGA
- a CDS encoding thioredoxin domain-containing protein, whose amino-acid sequence MATSDEDNHQGPLGVKEIRFPGHAVGRLYVGSRFVPAQGVVTIPEDDSVRLILSRRARPEDLRLLGPTDLHGLTVDSHKQGDRLLEVISALRGLRSLVMTNCAVSSLGLRHLEGLPELSQLNLFKARLDDLSLPYLSLLTSLRRLSLGNNRVSDGGLESLGSLQLVEMLDLSGTSVLGDGLVHLSCLPRLAELHLSGTPVGDDALCVLAGFPALSTLVVSSTGITATGLLGFRPAGRVQVVGVKMTSEEADALRATRPELVLNGISRGRAGVDVARKVGSSSMVDMVDAEDIEVDRGSRALLLDFWAPWCKPCTVQDRALHEARESLGVDVLRVNVEEFGEVAGRFQVSALPTLILIHGGSELLRLVGSRSAAEVTAEVSRYL is encoded by the coding sequence ATGGCAACATCAGACGAGGACAACCACCAGGGGCCATTAGGCGTGAAGGAAATCCGCTTCCCGGGACATGCGGTCGGTCGGCTATACGTCGGCAGTAGGTTCGTTCCTGCCCAAGGTGTAGTCACGATTCCGGAGGACGATTCCGTCCGGCTCATTCTCTCCAGGCGTGCCAGGCCTGAAGATCTTCGGCTCTTGGGTCCGACCGACCTTCATGGGCTCACCGTGGACTCCCACAAGCAGGGCGATCGACTTCTCGAAGTGATCTCGGCGTTGCGGGGCCTGCGTTCCCTCGTAATGACCAACTGCGCCGTAAGCAGTCTGGGTTTGCGACACCTCGAGGGCCTTCCAGAGCTATCGCAGTTGAACCTCTTCAAGGCCAGGCTCGACGATCTGAGCTTGCCCTATCTGTCGCTGCTTACTTCGTTGCGACGGCTCTCGTTGGGGAACAACCGAGTGAGTGACGGCGGTCTGGAGAGCCTTGGTTCACTGCAACTTGTCGAGATGCTCGACTTGTCTGGGACTTCAGTCCTTGGCGACGGTCTTGTTCACCTGAGTTGCCTTCCGCGCCTGGCGGAATTGCATCTCTCGGGAACTCCTGTGGGGGATGATGCGCTGTGCGTGCTGGCAGGCTTCCCCGCTCTATCGACCCTCGTGGTTTCAAGTACAGGAATCACTGCGACCGGACTCCTTGGATTCAGACCTGCGGGGAGGGTTCAGGTTGTGGGGGTCAAGATGACATCCGAAGAAGCGGACGCATTGCGGGCAACTCGTCCCGAGCTTGTGCTCAACGGCATCAGCCGCGGCAGAGCGGGTGTCGATGTCGCACGCAAGGTCGGTTCCTCCAGCATGGTGGACATGGTGGATGCCGAAGACATCGAGGTCGACCGGGGCTCGCGGGCGCTTCTGCTGGACTTCTGGGCTCCATGGTGCAAACCGTGCACCGTTCAGGATCGAGCCCTGCACGAAGCGAGGGAGAGCCTCGGAGTAGACGTCCTCAGGGTGAATGTGGAGGAGTTCGGCGAAGTGGCGGGCCGCTTCCAGGTCAGCGCACTGCCCACCCTGATTCTCATCCATGGCGGTTCTGAACTCTTGCGTCTCGTAGGATCCCGCTCCGCTGCCGAGGTCACCGCCGAAGTCTCCCGATACCTCTGA
- a CDS encoding GspE/PulE family protein, with amino-acid sequence MARRSSAQAVEIEPRRTRRASTKEQTGNRLGDLLVRNKLVSQRQIAEALLQQSSSGKRLGQLLVDLGALDERDLARALSEQMGVPLADLRTQAPEPSALERVPEAVARSTTSIPMRIVDGILEVAVADPSNREIAHQLAVAAGLDVLLMIAPSGDIRRAIDNSYRALADVEQFVDQFQASDVGRRTETSLQKAIVQDAPVVQIVNLVIIQALRDRSSDIHIEPQDGRVRVRFRIDGALHDMLELPGDMAQAIVSRVKIMASMNIVERQRAQDGQIAMEVEGRPIDIRVSTTPTIWGEKTVLRLLDKGKSLLCLDDLGMPKFTHDTYSKLIRSPFGMVLCAGPTGSGKTTTLYASVNEINQTERNIMTIEDPVEYVFPSINQIQIKEAVGVTFAGGLRAILRQDPDIILVGEIRDAETARIATQAALTGHFVLSSLHATDAATALHRFMDMGIEPFLVASSVLAVLGQRLVRRICPSCKTRYAPAAEELVFYVEAGGNPKTKFWHGAGCNFCAQTGYQDRIGVYELLRVTEAMKQMILKDASHEELRSLAQDQGMRTLRQEALRLVAEDTTTISEVVRAIYVL; translated from the coding sequence TTGGCCAGGAGAAGCAGCGCACAGGCGGTCGAGATCGAGCCGCGGCGAACGCGGCGTGCCTCGACCAAGGAGCAGACGGGGAACCGGCTGGGCGATCTTTTGGTGCGCAACAAGCTGGTGTCCCAGCGCCAGATCGCCGAGGCTTTGTTGCAGCAATCCTCGTCGGGCAAGCGGCTGGGTCAGCTCTTGGTGGATCTTGGCGCCTTGGACGAGCGCGATCTAGCTCGTGCGCTCTCCGAGCAGATGGGGGTGCCGCTGGCCGACCTGCGGACTCAAGCTCCCGAGCCGTCGGCTCTGGAGCGAGTTCCCGAAGCGGTCGCGCGCTCGACGACGTCGATTCCGATGCGCATCGTTGACGGCATTCTCGAGGTGGCGGTTGCCGACCCCTCGAACCGCGAGATTGCACACCAGCTTGCCGTGGCCGCAGGACTCGACGTCCTTTTGATGATTGCGCCGTCTGGCGATATCCGGCGGGCCATCGACAACTCTTATCGCGCGCTCGCTGATGTCGAGCAGTTCGTCGATCAGTTTCAGGCAAGCGATGTCGGCCGCCGTACCGAGACGTCGCTGCAAAAGGCGATCGTGCAGGATGCCCCGGTCGTTCAGATCGTCAACCTCGTCATCATCCAGGCCCTGCGTGATCGCTCGTCCGACATCCACATCGAGCCGCAAGACGGCCGGGTGCGAGTGCGTTTCCGTATCGACGGGGCGCTGCACGACATGCTGGAGTTGCCCGGAGACATGGCGCAGGCAATCGTCAGCCGCGTCAAGATCATGGCGAGCATGAACATCGTCGAGCGCCAGCGCGCGCAAGACGGACAGATCGCGATGGAGGTCGAGGGGCGACCGATCGACATTCGAGTCTCGACGACGCCGACTATCTGGGGCGAGAAGACCGTGCTGCGTCTGCTCGACAAGGGGAAGTCGCTGCTGTGCCTCGACGACCTTGGGATGCCGAAGTTCACCCACGATACGTACTCGAAGCTCATCCGCTCGCCGTTCGGCATGGTGCTGTGCGCGGGACCCACGGGGAGCGGTAAAACCACCACCTTGTACGCATCGGTCAACGAGATCAACCAGACCGAGCGCAACATCATGACGATTGAGGATCCGGTCGAGTACGTCTTCCCGTCGATCAACCAGATCCAGATCAAGGAAGCGGTCGGAGTCACGTTTGCCGGCGGGTTGCGGGCGATCTTGCGACAGGACCCCGACATTATCCTGGTCGGAGAGATCCGCGACGCCGAGACGGCGCGGATTGCGACGCAGGCTGCACTTACCGGACACTTCGTGCTGTCCTCGCTGCATGCCACCGACGCGGCGACTGCCTTGCACCGCTTCATGGACATGGGAATCGAGCCGTTCCTGGTGGCTTCGTCGGTTCTGGCCGTGCTCGGGCAGCGACTCGTTCGCCGCATCTGCCCATCGTGCAAGACCCGGTACGCGCCGGCGGCCGAAGAACTGGTGTTCTATGTCGAGGCCGGAGGGAATCCCAAGACCAAGTTCTGGCACGGTGCGGGGTGCAACTTCTGTGCTCAGACCGGCTACCAAGACCGTATCGGGGTCTACGAATTGCTACGCGTCACCGAGGCGATGAAGCAGATGATCC
- the purL gene encoding phosphoribosylformylglycinamidine synthase subunit PurL yields MSLEQALTLALTADEYEQIIATLGREPTAAELAMYAAMWSEHCSYKSSKIYLKTLPTEGPAVIMGPGESAGIIDIGDGLVAVFKLESHNHPSFVEPVQGAATGVGGIVRDIFAAGARPVAILDPLRFGSPDEWRTRWLIDGVVAGISQYGNSIGIPTIGGEVKFDPCYQGNPLVNVMCIGIGTIDTVQRARAEGEGNVALLMGSKTGRDGIGGVSVLASRPFDATAEAKRPSVQVGDPFTEKVSIEACLELGARGLLVGLQDLGGAGLCCATSETASRGEVGLHVDLDAVPLREADMEPFEILTSESQERMLAIVRPEDVEEAVAVCTKWEVLATPIGTVKAGANLTVVSHGEVVADVPARSLADDGPTYHRPMARPEWIDELNARDPLSLPAPADLGRALLDLLASPNICSKRWVYEQYDSIVQHNTLAGPGGDAAVIRIEGTSRALAISTDGNGRYCQLDPRVGTMLAVAESARNVACSGGRPVAVTNCLNFGNPEDAQVMWQFSESVAGLGEACRALGTPVTGGNVSFYNKTDEVQIHPTPVIGMVGILEDVSDRVGVAWNEGDAIVVLGETRADLGGSEWTWAAHDFLGGFPPSIDLAAEGRLVNLLWELARRGMVTAAHDCSEGGLGVTLAECAVAAGVGARLEAETGDLAPHVWLFSETGARAVVATRDPDEAVRAAEAAGVPARVLGSAGGNVLDIPGVLSLDVAALREAYEGTFPALMR; encoded by the coding sequence ATGAGCCTCGAACAAGCCCTGACTCTCGCGCTGACCGCCGACGAGTACGAGCAGATCATCGCGACACTCGGCCGTGAGCCGACGGCCGCCGAACTCGCGATGTACGCCGCGATGTGGTCCGAGCATTGCTCCTACAAGAGTTCGAAGATCTACCTGAAGACGCTGCCGACCGAAGGCCCCGCCGTCATCATGGGCCCGGGTGAGTCGGCCGGCATTATCGACATCGGCGACGGCCTCGTCGCGGTGTTCAAACTCGAGTCGCACAACCACCCGTCTTTCGTCGAGCCGGTTCAGGGCGCCGCGACCGGCGTCGGCGGGATCGTGCGCGACATCTTCGCGGCCGGCGCGCGCCCCGTGGCGATCCTGGATCCACTGCGTTTCGGCTCGCCCGACGAATGGCGCACGCGCTGGCTGATCGACGGCGTCGTTGCCGGGATCTCGCAGTACGGCAACTCGATCGGGATTCCCACGATCGGTGGCGAGGTGAAGTTCGACCCTTGCTATCAGGGGAACCCCCTCGTGAACGTGATGTGCATCGGCATCGGAACCATCGACACCGTGCAGCGCGCGCGCGCCGAGGGCGAGGGCAACGTGGCGCTGCTCATGGGGTCCAAGACCGGACGCGACGGGATCGGCGGTGTCAGCGTGCTTGCTTCCCGGCCGTTCGACGCCACGGCGGAGGCGAAGCGCCCGAGCGTGCAGGTTGGGGATCCGTTCACCGAGAAGGTGTCGATTGAAGCGTGTTTAGAACTCGGCGCGCGCGGGTTGCTCGTCGGGTTGCAGGATCTCGGCGGCGCTGGATTGTGCTGCGCTACGAGCGAAACGGCGTCGCGCGGAGAAGTCGGGCTGCACGTCGATCTCGATGCTGTGCCGCTTCGCGAGGCCGACATGGAGCCCTTCGAGATCCTCACGAGCGAATCTCAGGAGCGCATGCTCGCCATTGTGCGTCCCGAGGACGTTGAAGAAGCCGTCGCTGTTTGCACTAAGTGGGAAGTGCTCGCGACGCCGATCGGGACGGTCAAGGCCGGCGCCAACCTTACGGTGGTGTCGCATGGTGAGGTGGTCGCCGACGTGCCGGCGCGCTCTCTGGCCGACGACGGGCCGACCTATCACCGACCGATGGCGCGCCCGGAGTGGATCGACGAACTAAACGCGCGCGATCCGCTCTCCCTGCCTGCCCCGGCCGATCTAGGTCGCGCGCTGCTGGATCTGCTCGCAAGCCCGAACATCTGCTCGAAACGCTGGGTCTACGAACAGTACGACTCGATCGTGCAACACAACACTTTGGCCGGCCCCGGCGGTGACGCTGCGGTGATCCGGATCGAAGGGACATCGCGCGCGCTCGCGATTTCGACCGACGGGAACGGTCGCTACTGCCAACTTGATCCGCGCGTCGGCACGATGCTCGCAGTCGCCGAGTCGGCGCGCAACGTTGCGTGCTCCGGCGGACGGCCGGTTGCCGTCACCAACTGCTTGAATTTCGGCAACCCCGAGGACGCTCAGGTCATGTGGCAGTTCTCAGAGTCCGTCGCAGGCTTGGGCGAGGCCTGCCGCGCGCTCGGGACTCCGGTTACCGGAGGGAACGTCAGCTTCTACAACAAGACCGACGAAGTTCAGATCCACCCAACGCCGGTCATTGGGATGGTCGGGATCCTCGAGGACGTTTCGGATCGAGTCGGTGTCGCGTGGAACGAAGGCGACGCGATCGTTGTGCTGGGAGAGACGCGCGCGGACCTCGGCGGCTCGGAATGGACCTGGGCCGCGCACGACTTCCTTGGAGGGTTCCCTCCGTCGATTGATCTCGCGGCCGAGGGAAGGTTAGTGAATCTGCTTTGGGAGCTGGCCCGTCGGGGAATGGTTACCGCCGCCCACGACTGCTCCGAAGGCGGCCTCGGGGTCACGCTTGCCGAGTGCGCGGTTGCTGCCGGAGTCGGCGCGCGGCTCGAAGCCGAGACCGGGGACCTTGCTCCGCACGTCTGGCTGTTCTCCGAGACCGGCGCGCGCGCCGTCGTCGCGACGCGTGACCCCGATGAGGCGGTGCGCGCGGCCGAGGCTGCGGGAGTGCCGGCGCGCGTCCTTGGATCTGCCGGCGGAAACGTGCTGGACATCCCGGGCGTCCTGTCACTCGACGTCGCCGCACTGCGCGAGGCCTACGAGGGGACGTTCCCAGCCCTGATGCGCTGA